In Sphingobacterium thalpophilum, a genomic segment contains:
- a CDS encoding HAMP domain-containing sensor histidine kinase: MNLKKKIAISFSIAFSVLFGMAMLIIYYASFDFRKDQFRQRLIDKLDNISHYIASNPYFNRQSYKNYFHDDEDGLFYEDVIILDKNKQLVFSTVKDQTITWNASIVNRLNQEKQIFYYQDQYETLAKYYRINGLPYYIIVKAQDYSGNEKMDHLALVLTILFVLSAVLVWIFSYKLIQRLLIPLDKLKDNITQINASKLTKPVEYTGHTDEIAVLTRAFNTMLLRLSAAFESQKEFNSSASHELRTPLARMSFQLENLYHQNQLSEDVKQVLRNISKETLHLSEVTDSLMLLSKFDSERLKMTYKEERIDEIIFMAYEKVAKVFPDLQLDFSIGGIEDPKLSIFCSAQLIEIAFVNLFKNAALYSDTREVKVMILESTFELKVLVSNTGPALSTIDQKRIFDAFSRGENASETTGSGLGLRIVQRIMQSHQATIAYQADLKQSTHTFVLLFKLFPNREV, translated from the coding sequence ATGAATTTAAAGAAGAAAATAGCGATTAGCTTTAGCATTGCATTCTCCGTCCTTTTCGGTATGGCGATGTTGATTATCTACTATGCTAGTTTCGATTTTCGGAAAGATCAATTTCGCCAGCGACTGATTGATAAATTGGACAATATTTCCCATTATATCGCCAGTAACCCCTATTTCAACCGCCAGTCTTACAAAAACTATTTTCACGATGACGAAGATGGCCTTTTCTATGAAGATGTTATCATCCTTGACAAAAACAAACAGCTCGTCTTCAGTACCGTAAAGGATCAGACCATTACCTGGAATGCCTCAATTGTCAATCGGCTAAATCAGGAAAAACAGATCTTCTACTATCAGGACCAATATGAAACACTGGCCAAATATTATCGCATCAACGGTTTACCCTATTATATTATCGTAAAAGCACAGGATTACTCCGGAAATGAAAAAATGGACCATCTAGCGCTCGTCCTAACGATATTATTTGTCCTGAGCGCTGTTCTGGTCTGGATATTTAGTTATAAACTCATCCAGCGCCTATTGATCCCACTCGATAAATTAAAAGATAATATCACGCAGATTAATGCCAGTAAACTTACCAAACCTGTCGAGTATACCGGTCATACCGATGAGATTGCTGTACTAACCCGAGCATTTAATACCATGCTGCTGCGACTTTCGGCTGCTTTCGAATCGCAGAAAGAATTTAATTCCAGCGCCTCCCACGAGCTGCGAACACCGCTTGCCCGAATGTCCTTTCAGCTGGAGAACCTTTATCATCAAAATCAGCTGAGTGAAGACGTAAAGCAGGTTTTACGTAACATATCCAAGGAAACCTTACATCTTTCGGAGGTAACCGATTCGCTGATGTTACTTTCAAAGTTCGACTCCGAGCGTTTGAAAATGACCTATAAGGAAGAGCGGATCGATGAAATTATCTTTATGGCCTATGAAAAAGTAGCCAAGGTATTCCCCGACCTGCAACTGGATTTTTCAATTGGTGGGATCGAAGATCCAAAACTTAGTATTTTCTGTTCCGCACAATTGATTGAAATTGCTTTTGTGAATTTATTTAAAAATGCTGCGCTCTACTCCGATACCAGGGAGGTAAAAGTGATGATTCTAGAATCAACCTTCGAACTCAAGGTACTTGTCAGTAATACTGGCCCGGCCTTAAGCACAATCGACCAAAAGCGGATTTTCGATGCGTTCAGCCGCGGTGAAAACGCAAGTGAAACAACAGGATCAGGCTTAGGGCTACGTATCGTTCAGCGTATCATGCAATCGCATCAAGCAACGATAGCATATCAGGCAGATCTAAAA
- a CDS encoding response regulator transcription factor, which translates to MVDILLLEDDKVLSKEIRSFLLSQGFTCDQAFDGIDFLAKTHQKKYGFYLLDINVPKINGLEICKKIRSHDAFTPIIILSAYDDIDDKKEAFLRAADDYLVKPFVLDELLMRIYSLLRRQQHSESNETKTLVVDDLIIYPDEARVLRANEEINLTQKEFQLLLILAQAKGRTLSKQHISEEVWQNQFQTTQNTIEVYINFLRKKIDKNFENKLIHTRPGFGYYLSAEK; encoded by the coding sequence ATGGTGGACATTTTGCTGCTCGAAGACGACAAGGTACTCTCTAAAGAGATCCGATCTTTTCTATTAAGCCAGGGCTTTACCTGTGATCAAGCCTTTGATGGAATCGATTTTTTGGCCAAAACACACCAGAAAAAATATGGTTTTTATCTATTGGACATCAATGTCCCCAAAATCAATGGATTGGAAATCTGTAAAAAGATAAGAAGCCATGACGCCTTTACACCAATTATTATTCTCTCGGCATACGATGATATAGATGATAAAAAGGAGGCATTTCTACGGGCTGCTGATGACTATTTGGTTAAACCTTTCGTCTTAGATGAATTGCTGATGCGCATCTATTCCCTATTGCGTCGGCAACAGCATAGCGAAAGCAATGAAACAAAAACACTGGTAGTCGATGATCTGATCATTTATCCTGATGAGGCCCGTGTATTACGTGCAAATGAAGAAATTAATCTTACTCAAAAGGAATTTCAGCTGCTGCTTATCTTAGCACAGGCAAAGGGCCGCACCCTGTCCAAGCAACATATTTCGGAGGAAGTATGGCAAAATCAATTTCAGACAACACAGAATACAATTGAAGTTTATATCAACTTTTTGCGTAAGAAGATTGATAAAAACTTTGAGAATAAACTGATCCATACAAGACCTGGCTTTGGTTATTACCTATCGGCAGAAAAATGA
- a CDS encoding phosphocholine-specific phospholipase C, producing METRREFLRKTLLFSGAAGIASFMPASIQKAFAIDPDPGSSFLDAEHIVILMQENRSFDHTLGSLSGVRGFNDPRSIRLPNGLPVWYQTDKEGKTYAPFRLNLKESKVTWMGSLPHSRASQVDAFNQGRYDHWLLSKQSGNKQYAAMPLTLGYFTREDLPFHYALADAFTVCDQNFCSGMTSTTPNRSFFWTGKITEMKDGLQKANIRNDDFGYGKMTWETFPELLEKNGINWRFYQNETSCGGGFSGQERAWLSNFGCNLLEFFQAYQVKFKENYIKSLETQVRDLPMQISKLEEKSPSSEEQAEKIRADIRKKSEALERAETELKEFNPNNYKKLSDFTKSLNDRAFTVNKGDNNYRSLDTLHFKAQGKKAALEVPKGDILYQFRKDVDTGKLPAVSWLAGPQNFSDHPSAPWYGAWYVSEVLDILTKNPEVWKKTIFIITYDENDGYYDHVKPFLVPDLKKKDTGACSPGIDTEVEMVRLENELKQGIPKKQAREGAVGLGFRVPMYIASPWSRGGKVCSQVFDHTSTLQFLESFFNKKLNKNMHLENISAWRRTICGDLTTAFTPFTQQKEQLPFLDRNQYIETIYNAQFKDDPRGFVEVKDPDLATKNGWIPGFDRIQERGIRKSLPLPYAHDAVGFVKDGVFHLTMTVDSKFFGKRTAGTAFNVYSPLEYRDEQGQSETYRNWNFAVKAGDRLAYQWDLARFEGDRYAFELHGPNGFYRKFSGQKGTAALEATVSPELKALTQAATGKLQLRLRNKSDQRVTVVVESLSYGKYAITKEIAPAEEVSLILDVESQGNWYDIAVRIKGDSSFVIQLAGRLETGVECTTDPLLA from the coding sequence ATGGAAACCAGAAGAGAATTCTTACGAAAGACCCTACTATTTTCAGGAGCAGCAGGTATTGCCAGCTTCATGCCCGCATCGATCCAGAAAGCCTTTGCCATAGACCCTGACCCAGGAAGTAGTTTTTTAGATGCCGAACATATCGTCATCCTGATGCAGGAGAACCGATCCTTTGATCATACGCTAGGTAGTCTTTCGGGAGTTCGGGGTTTCAATGATCCACGTTCGATACGTTTACCGAACGGTTTACCCGTATGGTATCAAACGGATAAAGAGGGAAAAACGTATGCTCCTTTCCGATTAAACCTGAAGGAAAGTAAAGTGACCTGGATGGGTTCTCTTCCACATAGTCGTGCAAGCCAGGTGGATGCCTTTAACCAAGGTCGTTACGATCATTGGCTGTTATCGAAGCAATCAGGGAATAAACAATATGCGGCTATGCCCTTAACATTGGGGTATTTTACACGTGAAGATTTGCCCTTTCATTATGCCTTAGCGGATGCTTTTACAGTATGTGATCAGAATTTTTGCTCGGGCATGACCAGCACTACGCCTAACCGTTCCTTTTTCTGGACGGGTAAGATTACAGAGATGAAAGATGGTCTGCAAAAAGCGAATATTCGGAATGATGACTTTGGCTATGGTAAAATGACCTGGGAAACTTTTCCGGAATTGCTTGAAAAGAATGGCATTAACTGGCGTTTTTATCAAAATGAGACAAGCTGTGGCGGCGGGTTTTCTGGACAGGAAAGGGCATGGCTATCCAATTTTGGGTGTAATCTGCTGGAGTTTTTTCAGGCTTATCAAGTTAAATTTAAGGAGAACTATATCAAAAGCCTAGAAACACAGGTTCGGGATTTGCCCATGCAGATTTCCAAGTTGGAAGAGAAGTCTCCTTCTTCCGAAGAACAAGCCGAAAAGATACGCGCTGATATTCGCAAAAAAAGTGAGGCACTTGAGCGAGCGGAGACCGAACTAAAGGAATTCAATCCAAACAATTATAAAAAGCTAAGTGATTTTACGAAATCATTAAATGATCGGGCGTTTACGGTAAACAAAGGGGACAACAATTACAGGTCGCTTGATACGTTACATTTTAAGGCACAGGGGAAAAAAGCTGCGCTGGAAGTCCCAAAAGGCGATATTCTTTATCAATTTCGCAAAGACGTTGATACTGGTAAATTGCCTGCGGTATCCTGGTTGGCCGGCCCACAGAATTTCTCGGACCACCCGAGTGCGCCCTGGTATGGAGCTTGGTATGTATCTGAAGTTTTAGATATCTTAACAAAGAACCCTGAGGTTTGGAAAAAAACTATTTTTATCATTACCTATGATGAAAACGATGGTTACTATGATCATGTTAAACCTTTCCTTGTACCTGATTTAAAGAAGAAAGATACAGGGGCATGTTCTCCTGGGATCGATACGGAGGTGGAGATGGTTCGTTTAGAAAATGAGCTAAAACAGGGGATTCCTAAAAAGCAAGCACGCGAAGGGGCTGTGGGCCTAGGTTTTCGTGTTCCCATGTATATTGCGTCGCCTTGGTCACGAGGTGGTAAGGTCTGCTCTCAGGTATTTGATCATACGTCTACTTTGCAATTTTTGGAATCTTTCTTTAACAAAAAGCTGAACAAGAATATGCATTTGGAAAACATCAGTGCATGGCGTAGAACAATCTGTGGTGATTTGACAACCGCTTTTACACCTTTTACTCAGCAAAAGGAACAACTCCCTTTTCTTGATAGGAATCAGTATATCGAAACGATATACAATGCGCAGTTCAAAGATGATCCGCGAGGCTTTGTTGAGGTCAAAGATCCTGATCTCGCGACTAAAAACGGATGGATTCCGGGATTTGACCGAATACAGGAGCGGGGGATTCGTAAATCTTTGCCATTGCCTTATGCGCATGATGCGGTGGGCTTTGTGAAAGACGGAGTGTTTCATCTAACGATGACTGTAGACAGCAAGTTTTTCGGAAAAAGGACCGCAGGTACAGCCTTCAACGTTTATAGTCCGTTGGAATATCGTGATGAACAGGGGCAAAGTGAAACTTACCGTAATTGGAATTTTGCGGTGAAGGCCGGTGATCGTTTGGCATATCAGTGGGACCTGGCACGATTTGAAGGAGATCGCTATGCGTTTGAATTGCACGGTCCAAATGGTTTTTATCGAAAATTTTCTGGACAAAAAGGAACAGCAGCACTAGAGGCTACCGTTTCTCCGGAACTGAAAGCGCTAACTCAGGCAGCGACAGGGAAATTGCAGCTGAGACTCAGGAACAAGAGTGACCAGCGGGTAACGGTAGTTGTCGAGAGCCTTAGCTATGGAAAATATGCCATAACGAAAGAAATAGCTCCCGCCGAAGAAGTTTCATTGATCCTGGATGTTGAAAGTCAAGGAAATTGGTATGATATTGCTGTACGAATCAAGGGAGACAGCAGCTTCGTCATTCAGCTCGCAGGGCGATTGGAAACAGGTGTTGAGTGTACAACTGATCCATTATTAGCATAA
- the bioD gene encoding dethiobiotin synthase produces the protein MNENIYFVSGIDTGIGKSYATGLLAKKWNTSGIRTTTQKLVQTGNTTISEDIVLHRQLMEIPLTAEDHQKITMPEIFTYPASPHLAARLDNREIDFKKIRQASLTLSQRYDAVLIEGAGGLMVPLREDYLIIDYIQEMQYPLIFVTSGKLGSINHTLLSLEAITKRRINLHTVVYNTFPVHKDRTISTDTELYLRRYIETNYPETLFVCL, from the coding sequence ATGAATGAAAATATCTATTTTGTTTCCGGCATAGATACCGGGATCGGAAAAAGTTATGCGACTGGCCTCCTCGCGAAAAAATGGAATACAAGCGGTATACGCACCACTACCCAAAAGCTTGTACAAACTGGAAATACAACTATTTCCGAAGACATCGTCCTCCATCGCCAACTCATGGAAATCCCATTAACGGCAGAAGATCATCAGAAAATCACGATGCCAGAGATTTTCACCTACCCCGCCTCCCCCCATCTAGCAGCACGCCTGGATAATCGTGAAATTGACTTTAAAAAGATCAGACAAGCTAGCTTAACATTAAGCCAACGCTACGACGCTGTTCTTATTGAGGGTGCAGGTGGGTTGATGGTTCCACTAAGAGAAGATTATCTGATTATCGATTACATCCAAGAAATGCAGTATCCGCTTATTTTTGTCACCTCTGGAAAATTAGGGAGTATCAATCATACCTTACTTAGTCTGGAAGCGATCACCAAGCGCAGGATCAATCTACATACCGTTGTTTACAATACATTCCCTGTTCATAAAGACCGCACGATAAGTACTGATACCGAGTTGTATCTTCGTCGTTATATAGAAACAAACTATCCGGAGACCTTATTTGTTTGCTTGTAA
- the bioC gene encoding malonyl-ACP O-methyltransferase BioC, producing MMDKQRIRSRFAKAASNYQSAAIAQYEIAKKMIRLMQENIQLRPQKVLEIGCGTGLFSRLILQHIKPKKMVLNDICPEMMPEVMDILTSSHTFICADAETYAFPKDINLIASCSTIQWFNNPRAFFESCYGSLPDSGILAFSTFGHDNMHEVNATAHVGLTYRSKSELIAELLALNYKILIAQEEHLKLHFESPLQVLVHLKQTGVTGIKNHRWTKGKLRAFCDKYTSHYGTEEGVSLTYHPIYIIAKK from the coding sequence ATGATGGACAAACAAAGGATTAGGTCCCGTTTCGCTAAAGCGGCATCTAACTATCAGTCGGCAGCGATCGCCCAATACGAAATAGCAAAAAAAATGATCAGGTTGATGCAGGAGAACATACAGCTAAGACCACAAAAAGTATTGGAAATTGGCTGCGGAACAGGGCTTTTTTCGCGGTTAATCTTACAGCATATCAAACCAAAGAAAATGGTTTTAAATGATATCTGTCCAGAAATGATGCCCGAAGTAATGGATATTTTGACATCGTCGCACACGTTCATCTGTGCTGATGCAGAAACTTATGCTTTTCCCAAAGACATCAATCTAATCGCGTCCTGTTCTACGATTCAGTGGTTCAACAATCCTCGCGCTTTCTTTGAAAGCTGTTATGGATCCCTTCCGGATTCCGGTATCCTTGCCTTCAGCACTTTTGGACATGACAATATGCACGAGGTCAATGCAACGGCACATGTTGGACTAACATATCGATCCAAATCGGAACTTATCGCAGAACTTTTAGCGTTGAATTATAAGATCCTCATTGCACAAGAAGAACATTTGAAACTGCACTTTGAAAGCCCACTACAAGTTCTTGTTCACCTGAAACAAACGGGGGTAACGGGAATAAAAAATCACCGGTGGACAAAAGGCAAACTTCGGGCTTTCTGTGATAAATATACATCTCACTATGGGACAGAAGAGGGCGTATCCCTAACCTACCATCCCATCTATATTATTGCAAAAAAATAA